A section of the Flaviflexus equikiangi genome encodes:
- a CDS encoding ribonuclease H family protein — MESSEWLTVLDLALSCNTAPRTVVQHLDRLGLIGAGSGPSDLALRHDLAIEADDHAFGGGMWHPDVYVLLAATGLERMTVTPRFSPDTLFDDTGESAPLTAIERAQARARTAPQEIAQDVPAIEAPTTAYVNGADQYGFDQVIATDGACSGNPGPGGWAWVDELTGQSGSGGAKRTTNNIMELTAMLEAIRYADPDRSLLLRADSQYVINVVTKWAPGWRRKGWKKADGKPVANRELVEELLDAYESRSATTRIDWVRGHDGDAGNEEADRLAVIERDRNS; from the coding sequence ATGGAATCCTCCGAATGGCTCACCGTCCTCGACCTTGCCCTGTCGTGCAATACTGCCCCGAGAACTGTCGTGCAGCATCTCGACAGGCTCGGCCTCATCGGGGCCGGTTCAGGTCCGTCCGATCTTGCCCTGCGCCATGATCTGGCGATCGAGGCGGACGACCATGCGTTCGGCGGCGGCATGTGGCACCCCGACGTCTATGTTCTCCTGGCGGCGACGGGCCTCGAACGGATGACCGTGACCCCGCGCTTCAGCCCCGACACTCTGTTCGATGACACTGGTGAGTCTGCGCCTCTCACGGCGATCGAACGCGCGCAGGCTCGTGCGCGCACCGCCCCTCAGGAGATCGCGCAGGATGTTCCCGCGATCGAGGCGCCGACGACGGCCTACGTCAACGGTGCTGACCAGTATGGTTTCGACCAGGTCATTGCGACCGATGGTGCCTGCTCAGGTAATCCTGGTCCTGGGGGATGGGCGTGGGTGGATGAGCTGACGGGTCAGAGCGGCTCAGGCGGCGCCAAGCGGACGACGAACAACATCATGGAGCTCACGGCAATGCTCGAGGCGATACGATATGCCGATCCGGACAGGAGCCTCCTTCTTCGCGCGGACTCCCAGTACGTCATCAACGTGGTCACGAAGTGGGCCCCGGGGTGGCGGCGTAAGGGCTGGAAGAAGGCGGACGGTAAGCCGGTCGCCAATCGAGAACTCGTCGAGGAGCTCCTCGACGCCTACGAGAGCCGCAGTGCCACGACCCGCATCGACTGGGTGCGCGGACATGACGGCGATGCTGGAAACGAAGAGGCGGACCGTCTCGCTGTCATCGAACGCGACCGGAACAGCTAG
- a CDS encoding DUF3152 domain-containing protein translates to MSRYRNVIKIGGGVLLLGLASGLSVAPDDTVGAAAKVGESLGGIDRSDQPAAGVFTPATIERAGPEAERTVRVAIVTERELLVDTDAFAELVFDTANDERGWGGDGSVSFDLVIEEADLTIRLATPGTVDELCAPLPTNGYTSCRIDDEIILNVDRWSSATPDFLDAGGTVEDYRTYLVNHETGHYLGYGHETSCRADGRAPVMMQQTLDLGGCEPNGWPRIP, encoded by the coding sequence ATGTCCCGTTATAGAAACGTTATAAAAATTGGGGGTGGGGTACTCCTACTCGGCCTGGCGAGCGGCCTCTCTGTCGCTCCCGACGACACGGTGGGTGCCGCTGCCAAGGTGGGAGAGAGCCTTGGCGGCATCGATCGGAGCGACCAGCCCGCGGCCGGGGTTTTCACGCCCGCCACGATCGAGCGAGCCGGGCCGGAGGCAGAGAGGACTGTACGCGTAGCGATCGTGACCGAACGAGAGCTCCTTGTCGACACGGACGCCTTCGCGGAACTCGTCTTCGATACGGCGAACGATGAGCGGGGCTGGGGAGGGGATGGCTCCGTGAGCTTCGACCTTGTTATCGAGGAGGCGGATCTGACGATCAGACTGGCCACTCCCGGCACTGTGGACGAGCTGTGTGCCCCGCTCCCCACGAATGGGTACACGTCATGCCGGATCGACGACGAGATCATCCTCAATGTCGATCGTTGGTCGAGCGCAACTCCAGATTTTCTTGATGCGGGGGGAACTGTTGAGGACTATCGCACCTATCTCGTCAACCACGAGACGGGGCACTACCTCGGGTATGGTCATGAGACATCCTGCCGAGCAGATGGTCGAGCACCTGTCATGATGCAGCAGACACTCGATCTGGGCGGGTGCGAACCGAACGGATGGCCGAGGATCCCCTAG
- a CDS encoding LLM class flavin-dependent oxidoreductase produces the protein MTTPLSILDLAPASVGKTRKEALDDSLRLAQAAEQAGFHRFWMAEHHGSSTFMSSATALLLGRAAEHTSTIRVGSGGVMLPNHSPLMVAEYYGTLATLYPDRVDLGLGRAPGTDPVTAAELRRGGSDLNDVAADVLKLQRFFGDIEQGDGVSGAQASVLGLSVNPQHLHRTVRAIPGEGTHVPLWMLGSSTGGAQVAAELGLPFSFASHFAPTHMSAALSVYRNRFRTDAETAQVSQPTVMAGVNVMVADTEEEALYLATTHRALQNQLRFGAAGPLQPPAEEKVEPLPRNDPRLIVGTPGSVAEQIGRFVDMHALDEVILTCYAYDPAAREESLVSLAREWDRQGL, from the coding sequence ATGACAACACCGCTCAGCATCCTCGACCTTGCCCCCGCCTCTGTCGGGAAAACGAGAAAAGAGGCACTCGATGACTCCCTGAGGCTCGCGCAGGCGGCGGAACAGGCCGGCTTCCACAGGTTCTGGATGGCGGAGCACCACGGATCGTCGACCTTCATGTCGTCAGCCACCGCTCTCCTTCTCGGGCGGGCAGCCGAGCATACATCGACGATTCGGGTAGGCTCCGGCGGGGTCATGCTTCCCAACCATTCGCCGCTCATGGTTGCCGAATACTATGGAACTCTTGCCACGCTCTACCCCGACAGGGTTGATCTGGGGCTCGGACGCGCCCCCGGGACAGATCCGGTCACGGCCGCGGAACTCCGTCGCGGAGGCTCCGACCTCAACGATGTCGCGGCAGACGTGCTCAAACTGCAGCGGTTCTTCGGCGACATCGAACAGGGGGACGGCGTGTCTGGTGCGCAAGCCTCCGTTCTCGGACTGTCCGTGAACCCCCAGCACCTCCATCGCACCGTCCGTGCGATCCCCGGCGAAGGCACGCACGTGCCCCTCTGGATGCTGGGATCGTCAACGGGAGGCGCCCAGGTCGCCGCCGAGCTGGGGTTGCCGTTCTCGTTCGCCTCGCATTTCGCACCGACCCACATGTCAGCCGCCCTCAGCGTCTACCGGAACCGGTTCCGGACTGATGCGGAGACGGCGCAGGTGTCTCAACCGACGGTGATGGCCGGGGTGAACGTCATGGTGGCGGATACCGAGGAGGAAGCCCTCTATCTCGCAACCACCCACAGGGCATTGCAGAACCAGCTTCGTTTCGGAGCGGCCGGTCCCCTCCAGCCGCCGGCGGAGGAGAAGGTTGAACCATTGCCGCGAAACGATCCGAGACTCATCGTAGGTACTCCCGGTTCAGTCGCTGAGCAGATCGGCCGCTTCGTGGACATGCACGCACTCGATGAAGTGATCCTCACCTGCTACGCCTACGATCCCGCCGCGCGCGAAGAATCCCTTGTCAGCCTGGCACGCGAATGGGACAGGCAGGGGCTCTAG
- a CDS encoding thiamine-binding protein, protein MLLAFSVAPATSQAEDGSVSEAVAAAVAIVRQSGLPHETTSMFTTIEGEWDEVMAVVKEATDAVLAVSPRASLVMKADIRPGYSGQLTAKVERINERL, encoded by the coding sequence ATGTTACTAGCATTTTCTGTCGCACCTGCAACCTCCCAGGCCGAGGACGGGTCAGTCTCCGAAGCTGTCGCCGCCGCCGTCGCCATCGTCCGACAGTCCGGCCTCCCGCACGAAACCACCTCCATGTTCACCACCATCGAAGGTGAATGGGATGAGGTCATGGCAGTCGTCAAAGAGGCAACAGATGCCGTCCTGGCGGTCTCACCGCGAGCGTCTCTCGTCATGAAAGCAGACATTCGGCCAGGATATTCGGGCCAGCTGACCGCCAAGGTCGAACGGATCAACGAACGTCTATGA
- the mtnN gene encoding 5'-methylthioadenosine/S-adenosylhomocysteine nucleosidase produces MRTAAAIVLTAMPEEAKPFLDKARLTQRVGELTTPSSFKAWFLELASPRILLVQTGIGQTAAASALTWALGQVSTRDVFISGTAGGLHTSVNVGDIIVGSEYRYGMADATAFGYELGQVPGQPVTFTGSDRVLQALDLVDGKNIRPGLMLSSDSFITAKNVSAVRDAFPDALSTDMESTAAAQICHAYGTGFAAVRAVSDLCGPAADQDFHMELDKAASLAADTTLALIALLRGGDRPDRRRRQFGLDALYAALYTVIAIDNELEPSDASGLDLDMSDLTRDLHEEQVAAFAELIAAGKAFVAENPHGRITSQRYDAIRAEILHDLNLAGGRGRQTWPPTSQTIMKRFDGYWNNAMTSIGLTSGSGRRRGGLRYSDEDYRSAIRLYHESMTAQRKNPSYSGYQQWLADQDKAFPSGASIRQHFGTWADAILSLYEER; encoded by the coding sequence ATGCGTACAGCTGCCGCCATCGTTCTCACCGCCATGCCGGAAGAGGCCAAGCCCTTCCTCGACAAGGCCCGCCTCACCCAACGCGTCGGGGAACTCACGACGCCCTCCTCGTTCAAGGCCTGGTTCCTCGAACTCGCCTCTCCCCGGATCCTCCTCGTCCAGACCGGTATCGGCCAGACCGCTGCCGCAAGCGCACTGACATGGGCGCTCGGACAGGTCTCGACTCGGGACGTCTTCATCTCCGGGACAGCGGGAGGCCTCCACACCTCTGTCAACGTCGGCGACATCATCGTCGGCAGCGAATACCGGTATGGGATGGCAGATGCGACGGCGTTCGGGTACGAGCTCGGCCAGGTCCCTGGACAGCCTGTCACATTCACGGGGTCTGACAGAGTTCTCCAGGCACTCGACCTCGTCGATGGCAAGAACATTCGACCGGGCCTCATGCTCTCCTCGGACAGCTTCATCACGGCGAAGAATGTCAGTGCCGTCCGTGACGCGTTCCCGGACGCTCTGTCGACTGACATGGAATCCACTGCGGCAGCCCAGATCTGCCACGCGTACGGGACAGGTTTCGCCGCTGTTCGCGCGGTCTCCGATCTGTGCGGGCCTGCCGCAGATCAGGACTTCCACATGGAACTGGACAAGGCTGCGAGTCTCGCAGCAGACACGACACTCGCCCTCATCGCCCTCCTGCGCGGAGGCGACCGCCCCGATCGTCGTCGCCGCCAGTTCGGCCTCGATGCTCTCTACGCCGCTCTCTACACCGTCATCGCCATCGACAATGAGCTCGAGCCGAGCGATGCGAGCGGACTCGACCTCGACATGTCGGATCTGACTCGTGACCTGCACGAGGAACAGGTGGCGGCCTTTGCCGAGCTGATCGCTGCAGGGAAGGCCTTCGTTGCCGAGAACCCCCACGGTCGGATCACATCCCAACGGTACGATGCGATCAGAGCAGAGATTCTTCACGACTTGAATCTGGCCGGCGGACGAGGACGGCAGACGTGGCCGCCTACTTCACAGACGATCATGAAACGTTTCGATGGCTACTGGAACAACGCGATGACGTCGATCGGCCTCACGAGCGGCAGCGGGCGCCGTCGGGGTGGATTGAGGTATTCGGATGAGGATTATCGCTCCGCCATCCGTCTCTACCATGAGTCGATGACCGCCCAGCGGAAGAACCCGTCCTATTCCGGCTATCAGCAGTGGTTGGCCGACCAGGACAAGGCCTTCCCCTCGGGCGCTTCGATCCGCCAACACTTCGGCACGTGGGCGGACGCAATCCTCAGCCTCTACGAGGAGCGCTAG
- a CDS encoding NUDIX hydrolase, which translates to MILTITGVCFVDNGRLLTVRKKNTHKFMLVGGKLEPGETAIEAASREVLEEVGLTRSSDQLTLLGAYDEIAANEPGWRVSSTIFVAAPLTDDEKSTLHPRAEIAEITWLDLAANPPTDLAPLLAKHVVPALRNRLPIAPEG; encoded by the coding sequence ATGATCCTCACGATCACAGGAGTCTGTTTCGTCGACAACGGCCGGCTCCTCACCGTCCGGAAGAAGAACACCCACAAGTTCATGCTTGTCGGCGGAAAACTCGAACCGGGAGAGACCGCCATCGAGGCCGCATCTCGTGAAGTCCTCGAAGAGGTGGGGCTGACGCGGTCCTCGGACCAGTTGACTCTGTTGGGGGCATATGACGAAATCGCCGCCAACGAGCCGGGTTGGCGTGTATCATCCACCATATTCGTTGCCGCACCGTTGACCGACGATGAGAAGTCAACACTCCACCCACGCGCAGAGATAGCCGAAATCACGTGGCTCGATCTCGCCGCTAACCCTCCGACAGACTTGGCACCACTCCTCGCCAAGCATGTCGTGCCAGCACTCCGGAACCGATTACCAATCGCCCCCGAAGGGTAG
- the rpsF gene encoding 30S ribosomal protein S6, which produces MDQRQYELMIILDPEVDERNLGPSLEKMLKVVVDDGGSIDNVDTWGKRRLAYEIQKKTEGVYVVVDLKATSATAQELDRQLGLNESIMRTKLLRKNA; this is translated from the coding sequence ATGGATCAGCGTCAGTATGAACTGATGATCATCCTTGATCCGGAAGTTGACGAGCGCAACCTCGGACCCTCGTTGGAGAAGATGCTGAAAGTCGTCGTCGACGACGGCGGCTCTATCGACAACGTCGACACCTGGGGCAAGCGTCGCCTTGCTTACGAGATCCAGAAGAAGACCGAGGGCGTTTACGTCGTCGTCGACCTCAAGGCAACCAGTGCCACGGCACAGGAACTTGATCGTCAGCTGGGTCTGAACGAATCCATCATGCGCACGAAGCTGCTGCGCAAGAACGCTTAA
- a CDS encoding S-ribosylhomocysteine lyase, with product MPTMNVESFNLDHRFVDAPYIRVADVKKLPHGDILTKYDVRFCQPNVDHLDMATIHSIEHTFAELSRNHSDAVIDFSPMGCQTGFYLLMAGEHSDDEIHSLVAQTLADLIDADEVPAANEVQCGWGANHSLDGAKQAARAMLDQRHSWAQVMKA from the coding sequence ATGCCAACCATGAACGTTGAATCCTTCAACCTGGATCACCGGTTCGTCGACGCACCCTACATTCGCGTCGCCGACGTCAAGAAGCTGCCGCACGGAGACATTCTCACAAAATATGATGTCCGCTTCTGCCAGCCCAATGTGGACCACCTCGATATGGCGACCATTCATTCGATCGAGCACACGTTCGCTGAGCTGTCCCGGAACCATTCGGATGCGGTCATCGATTTCTCTCCGATGGGATGCCAGACGGGCTTCTATCTGCTCATGGCAGGCGAACATTCGGACGATGAGATTCACAGTCTCGTCGCTCAGACTCTGGCGGATCTTATCGACGCTGATGAAGTTCCCGCAGCCAACGAGGTGCAGTGCGGGTGGGGAGCGAACCACAGCCTCGACGGCGCGAAGCAGGCTGCCCGGGCGATGCTTGATCAGCGCCACTCCTGGGCCCAGGTCATGAAGGCCTAG
- a CDS encoding DsbA family oxidoreductase — protein sequence MERVVVHVWSELADPRSLEGILNLVSAVSGRNVAVEHHAFIAPAPEPVQAGDPENHPSTRSAQELIYAAKEQGATPEEAAERGFAMAVRLHEASRDGIDLTNLDNLLALGASAGLDPDALRSGLAEGRWAEPVRVDEADADRLRLRQAPYFIIAGMYSLEGPSTPSDIAKILDTARDTLRERMAAAEAEARELFGWQG from the coding sequence ATGGAAAGAGTCGTCGTTCACGTGTGGTCTGAACTAGCCGACCCCCGCAGCCTCGAGGGGATCCTCAACCTCGTCTCCGCCGTGTCCGGCCGGAATGTCGCCGTCGAGCATCACGCCTTCATCGCCCCCGCCCCGGAACCCGTCCAGGCGGGAGACCCCGAGAACCACCCTTCGACTCGGTCCGCCCAAGAACTGATCTATGCGGCGAAGGAGCAGGGCGCCACTCCCGAGGAGGCCGCCGAGCGCGGCTTCGCCATGGCAGTGCGACTCCACGAAGCATCCCGTGACGGCATCGACCTGACCAATCTTGACAATCTCCTCGCGCTCGGCGCAAGCGCGGGCCTCGACCCTGACGCCCTTCGTTCCGGCCTGGCGGAGGGCCGCTGGGCTGAACCAGTCAGGGTGGATGAAGCAGACGCTGATCGTCTGCGCCTGCGCCAAGCACCCTATTTCATCATTGCTGGCATGTACTCCCTCGAGGGGCCCTCCACCCCGTCGGACATCGCCAAGATTCTCGACACGGCGCGCGATACGCTCAGGGAACGGATGGCGGCGGCGGAAGCGGAAGCACGAGAGCTGTTCGGCTGGCAGGGCTAG
- the rplI gene encoding 50S ribosomal protein L9, with protein sequence MAKLILTHEVDRLGEPGDVVEVKDGYARNFLLPRGYATRWTKGAQKQIDQMEAARRKRVIASVEEAQGLRDKLEGATLTIAVRTGASGRLFGAVTAADIAEAAQEKTGATIDRRKVMVANPIKNLGSYRVEIRLHADVTATTTVDVVSE encoded by the coding sequence ATGGCAAAGCTTATTCTGACCCATGAGGTCGACCGTCTCGGCGAGCCCGGCGATGTCGTCGAGGTCAAGGACGGTTACGCACGTAACTTCCTGCTGCCCCGCGGCTACGCGACCCGCTGGACCAAGGGTGCACAGAAGCAGATCGACCAGATGGAAGCAGCGCGCCGCAAGCGCGTCATCGCCTCGGTCGAGGAGGCACAGGGCCTGCGCGACAAGCTTGAGGGCGCTACCCTGACCATCGCGGTCCGCACCGGCGCTTCCGGCCGCCTGTTCGGTGCCGTCACGGCCGCCGATATTGCCGAGGCAGCCCAGGAGAAGACGGGCGCAACCATCGACCGTCGCAAGGTCATGGTCGCTAACCCGATCAAGAACCTCGGCTCCTACCGCGTGGAGATCCGTCTCCACGCAGATGTCACGGCAACGACCACGGTCGACGTCGTCTCCGAGTAG
- the rpsR gene encoding 30S ribosomal protein S18 gives MAKPNLRKPKKKLGPVKATKVDNIDYKDTATLRKFISDRGKIRARRVTGVSVQQQRLIARAIKNAREMALLPYTSNSR, from the coding sequence ATGGCGAAGCCAAACCTTCGCAAGCCGAAGAAGAAGCTCGGCCCCGTCAAGGCGACGAAGGTCGACAACATTGACTACAAGGACACCGCAACTCTGCGCAAGTTCATCTCGGACCGCGGCAAGATCCGCGCACGCCGAGTGACCGGCGTGTCCGTCCAGCAGCAGCGTCTTATCGCCCGGGCCATCAAGAACGCCCGCGAGATGGCACTGCTTCCCTACACGAGCAACAGCCGCTAA
- a CDS encoding S9 family peptidase, producing MMPPVAKKIPTTRSFHGDTVVDPYEWMRDKTDPEVLDYLHAQNAYTDEVMAPTEQLRKDIVREIKSRTKETDSSVPFFDRGWWYFARTYEGKAYASFHRTKSDERPDPSVVTDGEQLLFDQNVLAEGREFFSTAGFEVSPDGRFVALGIDVSGDERFTIRVTNIETGDVVDEAVTGAGYGMEWSTDSRHLFYGMVDDAWRSHQVWVHALGGEMSEDRLIYEEEDEKYTVLPYTSRDGQWLLLHSSSRLTSEVRIMPAAADGEMVVVSPRRDGLDYSVEPAGDHLLIVHNLNRADFEVATAHLGASEPESWQPLLAAGPGERIEGVSAFARFAVVSMRSGGLPQLRIIPRDQGWGEPFVLPSADLSTIDLAHNDYDTETIDYTLTSLIQPASVYSYSVPTGQTVLLKENEVPNYDRSRYVTRREWATAADGTRIPLTLAYRADIEPDGTNPGLLYGYGSYEISVDPSFAVSIISLLDRGVVFAFAHIRGGGEMGRQWYDEGKMLQKKNTFTDFIAAADHLHESGWVDRGRLAAEGGSAGGMLMGAVANMGGDRFRAISAVVPFVDALTTILDPSLPLTVGEWEEWGDPYHDPEVYEYMKSYSPYENVEAKEYPAILATTSLNDTRVFFVEPAKWIARLQDVATNGEDRPLLLKTEMVAGHGGRSGRYNAWEDQALRRAFVLWQLGVRQ from the coding sequence ATGATGCCTCCCGTAGCGAAGAAGATTCCCACAACACGCAGCTTCCACGGCGATACTGTCGTCGACCCATACGAGTGGATGAGGGACAAGACAGACCCTGAGGTTCTCGACTACCTCCACGCACAGAATGCCTACACCGATGAGGTGATGGCTCCGACCGAGCAGCTGCGCAAAGACATCGTCCGTGAAATCAAGTCGCGGACGAAAGAGACGGACAGCTCCGTACCGTTCTTCGACAGGGGATGGTGGTATTTCGCCCGAACCTATGAGGGCAAGGCCTACGCCTCCTTCCATCGCACGAAGAGCGATGAGCGGCCCGACCCGTCCGTCGTGACCGACGGCGAGCAGCTGCTGTTCGACCAGAACGTTCTCGCCGAGGGGCGAGAGTTCTTCAGCACCGCAGGTTTCGAGGTATCCCCGGATGGTCGATTCGTGGCCCTCGGCATCGACGTCTCGGGCGATGAGCGGTTCACGATCCGAGTGACGAACATCGAAACCGGCGACGTCGTCGACGAGGCCGTGACGGGCGCTGGCTACGGCATGGAATGGTCGACGGATTCCCGCCATCTCTTCTATGGAATGGTCGATGACGCCTGGCGATCCCACCAGGTGTGGGTCCACGCCCTGGGCGGGGAGATGAGCGAGGACAGGCTGATCTACGAGGAGGAGGACGAGAAATACACCGTCCTTCCCTACACGTCGCGCGATGGGCAGTGGCTCCTGCTCCACTCCTCGTCGAGACTGACATCCGAGGTGCGGATCATGCCGGCCGCCGCAGACGGTGAGATGGTCGTCGTCTCCCCGCGCCGCGATGGACTCGACTACAGCGTCGAACCGGCTGGCGATCACCTCCTCATCGTCCATAACCTCAATCGAGCAGATTTCGAGGTCGCAACCGCCCACCTCGGGGCGAGCGAACCGGAATCCTGGCAGCCGCTCCTCGCCGCAGGCCCTGGCGAGAGGATCGAAGGAGTCAGTGCGTTCGCACGTTTCGCCGTCGTGTCGATGCGCTCGGGCGGGCTGCCGCAGCTTCGCATCATCCCCCGCGACCAGGGCTGGGGTGAGCCGTTCGTGCTCCCCAGCGCGGACCTGTCGACGATCGATCTCGCACACAACGACTATGACACGGAAACGATCGATTACACGCTGACCTCCCTCATCCAGCCAGCCTCCGTGTACAGCTACTCCGTACCGACAGGGCAGACGGTCCTCCTCAAGGAGAACGAAGTCCCGAACTATGACCGTTCGAGATACGTGACGCGCCGGGAATGGGCGACAGCAGCAGACGGCACGAGGATCCCGCTGACGCTCGCGTACAGGGCCGACATAGAACCGGATGGCACAAACCCGGGCCTGCTCTACGGCTACGGTTCGTACGAGATCTCTGTCGATCCTTCCTTCGCGGTCTCCATCATCTCCCTCCTCGACCGCGGCGTCGTCTTCGCCTTCGCACACATTCGCGGAGGGGGTGAGATGGGGAGGCAGTGGTATGACGAGGGCAAGATGCTCCAGAAGAAGAACACTTTCACAGACTTCATCGCCGCAGCCGACCACCTGCACGAATCCGGGTGGGTGGACCGGGGCCGTCTCGCGGCAGAGGGCGGCAGTGCGGGCGGCATGCTCATGGGAGCTGTCGCGAACATGGGAGGGGATCGCTTCCGTGCCATCTCAGCCGTGGTGCCGTTCGTGGATGCTCTCACAACCATCCTCGATCCTTCCCTGCCATTGACGGTCGGAGAATGGGAGGAGTGGGGGGATCCCTACCATGATCCCGAGGTCTACGAGTACATGAAGAGCTACTCCCCGTACGAGAATGTCGAGGCGAAAGAGTATCCGGCAATACTCGCCACGACCTCCCTCAACGACACGCGAGTCTTCTTCGTCGAACCCGCCAAGTGGATAGCCCGCCTTCAGGATGTGGCGACGAACGGTGAGGACCGGCCCCTTCTGCTGAAGACGGAGATGGTGGCGGGCCACGGCGGACGGTCGGGCCGCTACAACGCATGGGAGGACCAGGCTCTGCGGAGAGCCTTCGTGCTGTGGCAGTTGGGGGTTCGCCAGTAG
- a CDS encoding single-stranded DNA-binding protein, which produces MAGEPIITIVGNLTSDPELRYVSSGIPVASFTVASTPRTMNKQTQQWEDGEAMFVRCSVWREYGENVANSLTKGTRVVVTGRLQVRSYEHEGQRRTSLELQVDEIGPSLRYATAQVQKTQRSGGGGGGGFGGGGFAGGGNRGGNVSFDGPSGGSQNDPWAEGPQGSKFDDAPPF; this is translated from the coding sequence ATGGCAGGCGAACCGATCATCACCATCGTAGGCAACCTCACCTCCGATCCGGAGCTGCGCTACGTCAGCTCAGGTATCCCGGTGGCGAGCTTCACGGTGGCATCGACTCCCCGCACCATGAACAAGCAGACCCAGCAGTGGGAAGATGGCGAAGCCATGTTCGTGCGCTGCTCGGTGTGGCGTGAGTACGGCGAGAACGTCGCCAACTCGCTCACGAAGGGGACGCGGGTTGTCGTGACCGGCAGGCTCCAGGTTCGGTCCTACGAACATGAGGGCCAGAGGCGCACTTCTCTTGAGCTGCAGGTCGACGAGATCGGCCCCTCCCTCCGCTATGCGACCGCGCAGGTTCAGAAGACCCAGCGCTCCGGTGGCGGCGGTGGCGGAGGCTTCGGCGGGGGAGGCTTTGCCGGCGGTGGGAACCGCGGCGGAAATGTCTCCTTCGACGGTCCTTCAGGCGGCTCGCAGAACGACCCGTGGGCCGAAGGCCCGCAGGGTTCGAAGTTCGACGACGCGCCCCCGTTCTAA